From Elephas maximus indicus isolate mEleMax1 chromosome 1, mEleMax1 primary haplotype, whole genome shotgun sequence, a single genomic window includes:
- the CCR6 gene encoding C-C chemokine receptor type 6, protein MRVELSSPLSMAGPHFLPKTTTPVSEEPANSSNINDDYFGSTDMDYSEDGWAFPCSLWEVRKFSSLFVPIAYALICIFGLLGNILVVITFAFYKKAKSMTDVYLLNMAIADILFVLTLPFWAVNHASGTWYFSNVLCKLIKGIYAVNFNCGMLLLTCISLDRYVAIVQATKSFRLRSKTLAHSKVICLVVWVASIIISSSTFIFSQKYNIQGVDVCEPKYHNVLEPVKWKLLMLVLQLLFGFFIPLMFMIFCYMFIVKTLVQAQNSKRHKAIRVIIAVVLVFLVCQTPHNMVLLVTAATMGSMGRSCSSEKLIAYTKNVTEVLAFLHCCLNPVLYAFIGQKFRNYFLKIMKDLWCIRRKPQSAGFSCSRMYSEGAVSKQTSETVDNENASSFTM, encoded by the exons ATGAGGGTTGAACTGTCCTCTCCCCTTTCAATGGCAGGCCCTCACTTTCTGCCCAAAACAACCACCCCAGTGAGTGAG GAACCAGCAAACTCCAGCAATATCAATGATGATTACTTTGGGTCGACCGATATGGATTACTCGGAGGATGGCTGGGCCTTTCCATGCTCCTTGTGGGAGGTCAGAAAATTCTCCAGTTTATTTGTGCCAATTGCTTATGCCCTGATATGCATCTTTGGCCTATTGGGAAATATTTTAGTGGTGATCACCTTTGCTTTTTATAAGAAAGCCAAGTCTATGACAGATGTCTATCTCTTGAACATGGCCATTGCAGACATACTGTTTGTCCTCACGCTCCCGTTCTGGGCAGTGAATCACGCCAGCGGAACATGGtatttcagcaatgtcttgtgcAAACTGATCAAAGGCATCTATGCTGTCAACTTTAACTGCGGAATGCTGCTCTTGACCTGTATCAGCCTGGACCGGTACGTCGCTATTGTGCAGGCAACCAAGTCATTCAGGCTCCGATCAAAAACGTTAGCGCACAGTAAGGTCATCTGTTTGGTGGTGTGGGTAGCGTCCATCATCATTTCCAGCTCGACCTTCATCTTCAGTCAGAAATACAACATTCAAGGCGTCGACGTCTGTGAGCCCAAGTACCACAATGTCTTGGAGCCCGTCAAGTGGAAATTGCTGATGTTGGTGCTCCAGCTgctctttggtttcttcatcccATTGATGTTTATGATATTCTGCTACATGTTTATTGTCAAAACCTTAGTGCAAGCCCAGAATTCCAAAAGGCACAAGGCCATCCGTGTGATCATAGCAGTCGTTCTTGTCTTTCTGGTTTGTCAGACCCCCCACAACATGGTGCTTCTTGTGACCGCTGCAACTATGGGCAGCATGGGCCGATCTTGCAGCAGTGAAAAGCTGATTGCCTACACCAAAAATGTCACTGAGGTCCTGGCCTTTCTGCACTGCTGTCTCAACCCCGTGCTGTATGCCTTCATTGGCCAGAAGTTCAGAAACTACTTCCTGAAGATCATGAAGGACCTGTGGTGTATAAGGAGAAAGCCCCAGTCCGCTGGCTTCTCCTGCTCCAGGATGTACTCAGAAGGCGCCGTCTCCAAACAGACCAGCGAGACGGTGGACAACGAGAACGCGTCGTCCTTCACCATGTGA